One Pseudomonas tolaasii NCPPB 2192 genomic window carries:
- a CDS encoding VF530 family DNA-binding protein — MTATSNDPLHGVTLQHVLTTLVEHYEWSGLAERIDIRCFKSDPSIKSSLTFLRKTPWAREKVEGLYVKLMRTKRPLD; from the coding sequence ATGACCGCAACAAGCAACGACCCGCTCCACGGCGTGACCCTGCAACACGTGCTCACCACTTTGGTTGAGCACTACGAATGGTCAGGCCTGGCCGAGCGCATTGATATCCGCTGCTTCAAGAGCGACCCGAGCATCAAGTCGAGCCTCACGTTCCTGCGCAAAACGCCATGGGCGCGGGAAAAAGTCGAAGGCTTGTACGTCAAGCTGATGCGCACCAAACGCCCGCTGGATTGA
- a CDS encoding putative bifunctional diguanylate cyclase/phosphodiesterase, producing the protein MKWRHTFQTRIAAVLALLLLVVVAATYFAVKAATTRAVENQAQVQLNTGSQVFERLLDLRGRRLQYGLDWLTVDGPFKQAVIEGREATILTALRRHGTGLNSSEVFVLDLQGNVVVSTLPVLTRGQPFPYEDALRHARRSGLQMLIVALDGQPYLLVQDEVLDPQPIARVIMGFPMDRLFAHELRSMSNLEVSFLSVQNGHAGELFSTQPEAYQATIIQTLRETHLNPEAQISLFHGERVLSQVLPLANTGEGDEVRVLLQSPLDHALESFAPLDQQFLAIALAVLLVSLAAALFLARRVSRPLNALVEAAQRIGAGDYRTPVRVRSHDEFGLLARAFNAMQSGIAVRERQLAHNALHDPLTGLPNRALAMERLGSAISAQRPVVLLYVGIENYRVINEGFGPQGVEEMLREASRCLSMSLLASDTAARIAGSEFLLLLENTEIDRAVARADRLYGLLTETQRIGNDEVRHEVSIGIAAYPADGQQVEELISRAAIARHDAATLPGHLQIYQQDRDLAHQRQITLIRDLRRAVVEGELFLCYQPKLDLNDGRVRQAEALLRWQHPTLGQVSPNEFIPLAERTGSIGGLTLWVIEEAIRQIAEWTQRGLQIQLSVNISVDDLADDDLAIRVTALLMQYKVSAEQLLFEITESAIMHNPQQALSVLEQLRACGISLSVDDFGTGYSSLAQLQRLPVQELKIDQSFIRNLDGASGDGVIVRSTIEMSHNLGLKVVAEGVEFEPSLKLLKQWKCDTAQGYLISRPLNAMAFEMWMRRERVLP; encoded by the coding sequence ATGAAGTGGCGCCACACATTTCAAACCCGCATTGCCGCGGTGCTGGCGCTGTTGCTGCTGGTCGTGGTGGCTGCCACCTACTTTGCCGTCAAGGCTGCTACCACCCGTGCCGTGGAAAACCAGGCCCAGGTGCAACTCAATACCGGCAGCCAGGTGTTCGAGCGCCTGCTTGATCTGCGCGGGCGTCGCCTGCAGTACGGGCTGGACTGGCTCACCGTGGATGGCCCCTTCAAGCAAGCCGTGATCGAAGGTCGGGAGGCTACGATTCTGACGGCGTTGCGTCGGCATGGCACCGGCCTGAATTCCAGTGAGGTGTTTGTACTCGACCTGCAAGGCAACGTCGTGGTCAGTACCTTGCCCGTGCTCACGCGCGGCCAGCCATTCCCCTATGAAGACGCGCTGCGCCACGCCCGGCGCAGCGGCTTGCAGATGTTGATCGTCGCCCTGGACGGGCAACCCTACCTGCTGGTGCAGGATGAAGTGCTCGACCCTCAACCCATCGCCCGCGTGATCATGGGGTTCCCCATGGACCGCCTGTTCGCCCACGAGCTGCGTTCCATGAGCAACCTTGAGGTGTCGTTTCTCAGTGTGCAAAACGGCCATGCCGGAGAGCTGTTCAGCACGCAGCCGGAAGCCTACCAGGCCACCATCATCCAGACGTTGCGCGAGACGCACCTTAACCCTGAGGCGCAGATCAGCCTGTTTCATGGCGAACGCGTCCTGAGCCAGGTGTTGCCGCTGGCGAACACAGGGGAGGGCGATGAAGTGCGCGTGTTGCTGCAAAGCCCGCTGGATCATGCACTGGAGTCTTTCGCACCGCTGGACCAGCAATTTCTCGCCATTGCGTTAGCGGTATTGCTGGTGTCGCTCGCCGCTGCGTTGTTCCTGGCGCGGCGTGTATCGCGCCCGCTCAACGCCCTGGTCGAGGCTGCGCAGCGGATCGGCGCCGGTGACTACCGCACACCGGTGCGGGTGCGCAGCCATGATGAGTTCGGCCTGCTTGCCCGCGCGTTCAATGCGATGCAGAGCGGCATTGCCGTACGCGAGCGGCAACTGGCGCATAACGCCCTGCACGACCCGTTGACCGGCCTGCCCAACCGCGCGCTGGCGATGGAGCGCCTGGGCAGTGCGATCAGTGCGCAGCGGCCGGTGGTGCTGCTCTACGTGGGCATTGAAAACTATCGGGTGATCAACGAGGGCTTCGGCCCGCAAGGCGTGGAAGAGATGCTGCGCGAGGCCAGCCGGTGCCTGTCCATGAGCCTGTTGGCCAGCGACACCGCTGCGCGCATCGCCGGCAGTGAGTTTCTGCTGTTACTGGAGAACACTGAAATCGACCGCGCCGTGGCCCGCGCCGACCGCCTCTATGGGCTGCTCACCGAAACCCAGCGCATCGGCAACGACGAAGTGCGCCATGAGGTCAGTATTGGCATTGCCGCCTACCCGGCTGACGGCCAGCAGGTGGAAGAGCTGATCAGCCGCGCCGCCATTGCGCGGCACGATGCGGCGACCCTGCCCGGGCATTTGCAGATCTACCAGCAAGACCGCGACCTGGCGCACCAGCGGCAGATCACCTTGATCCGCGACCTGCGCCGCGCGGTGGTCGAAGGTGAACTGTTTCTCTGCTACCAGCCCAAGCTCGACCTCAACGATGGTCGCGTGCGTCAGGCGGAAGCCCTGCTGCGCTGGCAGCATCCGACGCTGGGCCAGGTGTCGCCCAATGAATTCATTCCGCTGGCCGAGCGCACCGGCAGCATCGGTGGCTTGACCCTGTGGGTTATCGAAGAGGCCATCCGCCAGATCGCCGAATGGACGCAACGCGGTCTGCAGATTCAGCTGTCGGTGAATATTTCCGTGGACGACCTGGCCGATGATGACCTGGCCATTCGCGTTACGGCGCTGTTGATGCAATACAAAGTGTCGGCCGAGCAGTTGCTGTTCGAGATCACCGAAAGCGCGATCATGCACAACCCGCAACAGGCGCTCAGCGTGCTCGAGCAACTGCGCGCCTGCGGCATCAGCCTGTCGGTGGACGACTTCGGCACCGGTTATTCATCCCTCGCACAGTTGCAGCGCTTGCCGGTGCAGGAGCTGAAGATCGACCAGTCCTTCATCCGCAACCTGGACGGTGCCAGCGGTGACGGCGTGATCGTGCGCTCGACCATCGAGATGAGCCATAACCTGGGCCTCAAGGTGGTGGCCGAAGGGGTGGAATTCGAACCGAGCCTGAAACTGCTCAAACAATGGAAATGCGACACCGCCCAGGGTTACCTGATCAGCCGGCCCTTGAATGCCATGGCGTTCGAAATGTGGATGCGGCGTGAGCGGGTACTGCCCTGA
- the lon gene encoding endopeptidase La, with protein sequence MSDQQAFPDYDLNDYADPENAEHEASSNTGLALPGQNLPDKVYIIPIHNRPFFPAQVLPVIVNEEPWAETLELVSKSDHHSLALFFMETPPEDPRHFDTSALPLYGTLVKVHHASRENGKLQFVAQGLTRVRIKTWLKHHRPPYLVEVEYPHQPTQPTDEVKAYGMALINAIKELLPLNPLYSEELKNYLNRFSPNDPSPLTDFAAALTSATGTELQEVLDCVPMLKRMEKVLPMLRKEVEVARLQKELSAEVNRKIGEHQREFFLKEQLKVIQQELGLTKDDRSADVEQFEQRLVGKTLPAQAQKRISEEMNKLSILETGSPEYAVTRNYLDWATAVPWGVYGEDKLDLKHARKVLDKHHAGLDDIKSRILEFLAVGAYKGEVAGSIVLLVGPPGVGKTSVGKSIAESLGRPFYRFSVGGMRDEAEIKGHRRTYIGALPGKLVQALKDVEVMNPVIMLDEIDKMGQSFQGDPASALLETLDPEQNVEFLDHYLDLRLDLSKVLFVCTANTLDSIPGPLLDRMEVIRLSGYITEEKVAIAKRHLWPKQLEKAGVSKNSLTISDGALRALIDGYAREAGVRQLEKQLGKLVRKAVVKLLDEPDSVIKIGNKDLESSLGMPVFRNEQVLSGTGVITGLAWTSMGGATLPIEATRIHTLNRGFKLTGQLGEVMKESAEIAYSYISSNLKSFGGDPKFFDEAFVHLHVPEGATPKDGPSAGVTMASALLSLARNQPPKKGVAMTGELTLTGHVLPIGGVREKVIAARRQKIHELILPEPNRGSFEELPEYLKEGMTVHFAKRFADVAKVLF encoded by the coding sequence ATGAGCGACCAGCAAGCCTTCCCCGATTACGACCTGAACGACTACGCCGACCCCGAAAACGCCGAGCACGAAGCGTCCTCCAACACCGGCCTGGCCCTGCCCGGGCAAAACCTGCCGGACAAGGTCTACATCATTCCGATCCACAATCGCCCGTTCTTCCCCGCGCAAGTGCTGCCGGTGATCGTCAATGAAGAACCGTGGGCCGAAACCCTGGAGCTGGTGAGCAAGTCTGACCACCACTCCCTCGCGCTGTTTTTTATGGAAACGCCGCCGGAAGACCCACGCCACTTCGACACATCCGCCCTGCCGCTGTACGGCACCCTGGTGAAGGTGCACCACGCCAGCCGCGAGAACGGCAAACTGCAATTTGTCGCCCAGGGCCTGACCCGCGTACGCATCAAGACCTGGCTCAAACACCACCGCCCGCCGTACCTGGTGGAGGTCGAATACCCGCACCAGCCGACTCAGCCGACCGATGAGGTCAAGGCCTACGGCATGGCGCTGATCAATGCGATCAAGGAACTGCTGCCGCTCAACCCGCTGTACAGCGAAGAGCTGAAGAACTATCTCAACCGCTTCAGCCCCAACGATCCGTCGCCGCTCACCGACTTTGCGGCCGCGCTGACCTCGGCCACCGGCACTGAATTGCAGGAAGTGCTGGACTGCGTACCCATGCTCAAGCGCATGGAAAAGGTCCTGCCGATGCTGCGCAAGGAAGTCGAAGTCGCGCGCCTGCAAAAAGAACTGTCCGCCGAGGTGAACCGCAAGATCGGTGAGCATCAGCGCGAGTTTTTCCTCAAGGAACAGCTCAAGGTCATTCAGCAAGAGCTGGGCCTGACCAAGGACGACCGCAGCGCCGACGTCGAGCAATTCGAACAACGGCTGGTGGGAAAGACGCTGCCGGCCCAGGCGCAAAAGCGCATCAGCGAAGAAATGAACAAGCTGTCGATCCTGGAGACGGGCTCGCCGGAATACGCCGTGACCCGCAACTACCTCGACTGGGCGACCGCCGTGCCGTGGGGCGTGTATGGCGAAGACAAACTCGACCTGAAACACGCGCGCAAGGTGCTGGATAAACATCACGCCGGGCTGGACGACATCAAGAGCCGCATCCTCGAATTCCTTGCGGTGGGTGCCTATAAGGGCGAAGTTGCCGGCTCCATCGTGTTGCTGGTCGGCCCGCCAGGCGTGGGCAAGACCAGTGTGGGCAAATCCATCGCCGAGTCGCTGGGGCGGCCGTTCTACCGCTTCAGCGTCGGCGGCATGCGCGACGAGGCCGAGATCAAGGGCCATCGCCGCACCTACATCGGCGCCCTGCCCGGCAAGCTGGTGCAGGCCCTCAAGGATGTGGAAGTGATGAACCCGGTGATCATGCTCGACGAGATCGACAAGATGGGCCAGAGCTTCCAGGGCGACCCGGCGTCGGCCTTGCTGGAAACCCTTGACCCGGAACAGAACGTCGAATTCCTCGACCACTACCTCGACCTGCGCCTGGACCTGTCCAAGGTGCTGTTCGTGTGCACGGCGAACACCCTGGACTCGATCCCCGGCCCGTTGCTCGACCGCATGGAAGTGATTCGCCTGTCGGGCTATATCACTGAAGAAAAAGTCGCGATTGCCAAACGCCACCTGTGGCCGAAACAGCTGGAAAAGGCCGGCGTGTCGAAAAACAGCCTGACCATCAGCGACGGCGCCCTGCGGGCGTTGATTGACGGTTACGCCCGCGAAGCCGGCGTGCGCCAGCTGGAGAAACAGCTGGGCAAGCTGGTGCGCAAGGCCGTGGTCAAACTGCTGGATGAGCCGGATTCGGTGATCAAGATCGGCAACAAGGACCTGGAAAGCTCCCTGGGCATGCCGGTGTTCCGCAATGAGCAAGTGCTGTCCGGCACCGGCGTGATCACGGGGCTGGCCTGGACCAGCATGGGCGGTGCGACCTTGCCGATCGAGGCGACGCGCATCCACACGCTCAATCGCGGCTTCAAGTTGACCGGGCAGTTGGGTGAAGTGATGAAAGAGTCCGCCGAAATTGCCTACAGCTACATCAGCTCGAATCTGAAGTCGTTTGGCGGTGATCCGAAGTTCTTCGACGAGGCCTTTGTGCACCTGCATGTGCCGGAAGGTGCCACGCCCAAAGACGGCCCAAGTGCGGGCGTGACCATGGCCAGCGCGCTGCTGTCGCTGGCGCGCAACCAGCCGCCGAAGAAAGGCGTGGCCATGACCGGCGAACTGACGCTGACCGGGCATGTACTGCCCATTGGCGGCGTGCGCGAGAAGGTGATTGCGGCGCGGCGCCAGAAGATCCACGAGCTGATCCTGCCGGAGCCGAACCGTGGCAGTTTTGAGGAGCTGCCGGAGTACCTGAAGGAAGGCATGACCGTGCACTTTGCCAAGCGCTTCGCGGATGTGGCGAAGGTGCTGTTCTAA
- a CDS encoding glucose/quinate/shikimate family membrane-bound PQQ-dependent dehydrogenase, with the protein MSTDGASSQSRLLPRLLGVLLLIMGLALLAGGVKLSMLGGSLYYLLAGIGIALTGLLLLGTRRAALGLYALVLFASTVWALWEVGLDWWQLVPRLALLFALGIVMLLPWFRRPLLRGQAAPMGTAALSVAVVLAGATAVASQFTNPGEMVKTGQLDRDAVPGMASAAPSQADGDWNSYGRSAFGDRYSPLAQITAQNAHKLVPAWTYRTGDIPGPNDPGETTAENTPLKVNGMLYVCTPHSQVIALDPDTGKEIWRFDPKISSQGAQNFKGWAHMTCRGVSYHDDAAYASEQSPTGSASPAAAPNACPKRIFVPTADTRLIALNADTGKMCEDFGDKGQVDLRANIGTFAPGGYYSTSPPAVTKNLVVIGGHVTDNVSTDEPSGVIRAFDVHTGKLVWNWDSGNPDDTTPLAEGKTYTRNSPNMWSMFSVDEKLGMLYLPMGNQMPDQYGGDRTPDSEKYSAGLTALDIDTGHVKWTFQFTHHDLWDMDVGGQPSLIDIKTADGVKQAVMASTKQGSIYVLDRSNGQPVVPINEIPVPQGAVAGDHTSPTQPKSDLNFMPPPLKERDMWGVTPFDQLICRIDFKSMRYDGPFTPPSLQGSIVYPGNFGVFDWGGISVDPVRQIAFVNPSYMAFKSKLIPAADIAKQGPRVSETEGVQPNKGAPYGVILEALLSPMGLPCQAPAWGYVAAVDLTTHQTIWMHKNGTVRDSSPVPIPLTMGVPSLGGTFTTAGGVAFLSGTLDQYLRAYDVKNGKQLWEGRLPAGAQTTPMTYTGKDGKQYVLVMAGGHGSLGTKQGDYVMAFKLPD; encoded by the coding sequence ATGAGCACTGATGGTGCTTCGAGCCAGAGCCGCCTGCTGCCCAGGCTGCTAGGCGTCTTGCTGCTGATCATGGGGCTGGCCTTGCTGGCCGGCGGCGTAAAGCTGAGCATGCTCGGCGGGTCGCTGTATTACCTGCTGGCCGGTATCGGCATCGCCCTCACCGGCCTTTTGCTGCTGGGTACACGCCGCGCCGCACTGGGCCTTTACGCATTGGTGCTGTTCGCCAGTACCGTGTGGGCACTGTGGGAAGTCGGCCTGGATTGGTGGCAACTGGTGCCGCGCCTGGCCCTGTTGTTCGCCCTCGGCATCGTCATGTTGCTGCCATGGTTCCGCCGCCCGCTGTTGCGTGGCCAGGCCGCGCCGATGGGCACCGCGGCATTGAGCGTGGCCGTGGTATTGGCCGGCGCCACCGCCGTTGCCAGCCAGTTCACCAACCCCGGTGAAATGGTCAAGACCGGCCAGCTGGACCGCGACGCTGTGCCTGGCATGGCCAGCGCAGCGCCGTCCCAGGCTGATGGCGACTGGAACTCCTACGGCCGCTCGGCCTTCGGTGACCGTTACTCGCCACTGGCGCAGATCACTGCGCAAAACGCCCACAAACTGGTCCCGGCGTGGACCTACCGCACCGGCGACATCCCCGGCCCCAACGATCCGGGCGAGACCACCGCGGAAAACACCCCGCTGAAAGTCAACGGCATGCTGTATGTGTGCACGCCGCACAGCCAGGTGATTGCCCTGGACCCGGACACCGGCAAGGAAATCTGGCGTTTCGATCCGAAGATCAGCAGCCAGGGCGCGCAGAACTTCAAGGGTTGGGCGCACATGACCTGCCGTGGCGTGTCGTATCACGATGATGCAGCCTATGCCTCCGAGCAAAGCCCGACCGGCAGCGCCAGCCCGGCCGCCGCGCCGAACGCCTGCCCGAAACGCATTTTCGTCCCCACCGCCGACACCCGTCTGATCGCCCTGAACGCCGACACCGGCAAGATGTGCGAAGACTTCGGTGACAAAGGCCAGGTCGACCTGCGTGCCAACATCGGCACCTTCGCCCCGGGTGGTTACTACTCCACCTCGCCTCCGGCCGTGACCAAAAACCTGGTGGTGATCGGCGGCCACGTGACCGATAACGTGTCCACCGACGAGCCAAGCGGCGTGATCCGCGCGTTCGACGTACACACCGGCAAGCTGGTATGGAACTGGGACAGCGGCAACCCGGACGACACCACGCCGTTGGCCGAAGGCAAGACTTACACCCGCAACTCGCCGAACATGTGGTCCATGTTCAGCGTCGATGAAAAACTCGGCATGCTCTACCTGCCGATGGGTAACCAGATGCCCGACCAGTACGGCGGTGACCGTACCCCGGACTCTGAAAAATACAGTGCCGGCCTGACCGCGCTGGACATCGATACCGGCCACGTGAAGTGGACCTTCCAGTTCACCCACCACGACCTGTGGGACATGGACGTGGGCGGCCAGCCTTCGCTGATCGACATCAAAACCGCTGACGGCGTGAAGCAAGCGGTGATGGCATCGACCAAGCAAGGCAGCATCTATGTGCTGGACCGCAGCAACGGTCAACCGGTGGTGCCGATCAACGAAATCCCTGTACCGCAAGGCGCAGTGGCCGGCGATCACACCTCCCCGACCCAACCGAAGTCCGACCTGAACTTCATGCCGCCGCCGCTCAAAGAGCGCGACATGTGGGGCGTGACGCCGTTCGACCAACTGATCTGCCGGATCGACTTCAAGTCGATGCGCTACGACGGCCCGTTCACCCCGCCATCGCTGCAAGGTTCGATCGTTTATCCGGGTAACTTCGGTGTGTTCGACTGGGGCGGCATTTCCGTTGACCCGGTTCGCCAGATCGCGTTCGTGAACCCGAGCTACATGGCGTTCAAATCGAAGCTGATCCCGGCGGCCGACATTGCCAAGCAAGGCCCGCGCGTCAGTGAAACCGAAGGCGTACAGCCGAACAAAGGCGCGCCATACGGCGTAATCCTCGAAGCGCTGCTGTCGCCGATGGGCCTGCCGTGCCAGGCACCGGCGTGGGGTTATGTGGCGGCGGTCGACCTGACCACCCACCAAACCATCTGGATGCACAAAAACGGCACCGTGCGCGACAGCTCGCCGGTTCCGATCCCGCTGACCATGGGTGTGCCCAGCCTGGGCGGTACGTTCACCACTGCTGGTGGCGTGGCGTTCCTCAGCGGTACCCTCGACCAGTACCTGCGTGCCTACGACGTGAAAAACGGCAAGCAACTGTGGGAAGGCCGCCTGCCGGCAGGCGCGCAAACCACACCGATGACTTACACCGGCAAGGACGGCAAGCAATACGTGCTGGTCATGGCCGGCGGTCACGGCTCGCTGGGCACCAAGCAGGGTGACTATGTGATGGCGTTCAAACTGCCGGATTAA
- a CDS encoding lysoplasmalogenase, which produces MPWLILALMGAATFIYGLTTHAALLCLLVKPLPVLALLGWLHDAPPTDYRRWISLGLIFSLVGDVLLAWPGDLFIFGLGAFLFAHLAYLKAYFSDCRRVAVLPLVLAIGVGAVLLSILVSHGLGDLLIPVVVYATVITAMLWRALARLGSEVPRQSALLAAAGAVSFVFSDTLIGINRFVVSFEAAPYLLIITYWLGQWGITASAFHQTTRAHEGQLG; this is translated from the coding sequence ATGCCATGGCTGATTCTTGCGTTGATGGGCGCCGCCACCTTTATCTACGGCCTGACCACCCATGCGGCGCTGCTCTGCCTGCTGGTCAAACCGTTGCCGGTACTGGCGCTGCTGGGCTGGCTGCATGATGCGCCGCCTACCGACTACCGACGCTGGATCAGCCTGGGGCTGATTTTTTCCCTGGTGGGCGATGTGTTGCTCGCCTGGCCGGGCGACCTGTTTATCTTTGGCCTTGGCGCCTTTCTGTTTGCACACCTGGCGTATTTGAAAGCCTATTTCAGCGACTGCCGCCGTGTGGCGGTGTTGCCACTGGTATTGGCAATCGGGGTGGGTGCTGTGCTGTTGAGCATCCTGGTGTCCCATGGCTTGGGGGATTTGCTGATACCCGTGGTGGTTTACGCAACCGTGATCACCGCCATGCTCTGGCGTGCGCTGGCGCGGCTGGGCAGTGAGGTGCCTAGACAATCGGCATTGCTGGCGGCGGCGGGTGCCGTGTCGTTTGTATTTTCCGACACGTTGATCGGTATCAATCGGTTTGTCGTGTCATTTGAAGCGGCGCCCTATTTGCTGATCATTACCTATTGGCTGGGCCAATGGGGCATTACCGCTTCGGCTTTCCATCAGACAACCCGCGCACACGAGGGCCAACTTGGCTAA
- a CDS encoding protease inhibitor I42 family protein: protein MTAARLLLPLSLALLAACASTPKQNVTVDNQSACPLQLKTGQNLILTLPSNPTTGYRWAIQDSAGGVLRALSPEVYSSSESGVVGGGGQSTWRFQAFAAGQGRLRLTSQQPWEPEAEPAETFDCAITVN, encoded by the coding sequence ATGACCGCTGCCCGCCTGCTTCTGCCCTTGAGCCTCGCCCTGCTTGCCGCGTGCGCCAGCACACCGAAACAAAACGTCACCGTGGACAACCAGAGCGCCTGCCCGCTTCAGCTTAAAACCGGGCAAAACCTGATCCTCACTCTGCCCAGCAACCCCACCACCGGCTACCGCTGGGCCATCCAGGACTCCGCCGGCGGCGTACTGCGCGCGTTAAGCCCGGAGGTCTACAGCAGCAGCGAGTCCGGCGTGGTCGGCGGTGGAGGCCAATCCACCTGGCGCTTCCAGGCGTTCGCCGCAGGCCAGGGCCGTTTGCGCCTGACCTCCCAACAACCCTGGGAGCCTGAAGCCGAACCTGCCGAAACCTTCGACTGCGCCATCACGGTGAACTGA
- a CDS encoding TonB-dependent receptor: MSLSSLWRLTPLAAALLICSEAHALELQPQVITGNPLGSEQLASPTTVLEGDDLTLQQKGSLGETLNKQPGVSSSYFGPGASRPIIRGQDGDRIRILRNGVGALDASSLSYDHAVPLDPINVDRIEIVRGPAALLYGGSAIGGVVNTFDNRIPTEAIEGIHGAGELRYGGADTTRSSAGKLEAGNGTFALHLDANAREFNDLKIPGQARSRHAPETDDAPGKNGRLGNSDGRQDGGAVGGSYTWDDGYAGLSYSNYDSNYGSPAEQDVRIRMKQDHYAFASELRNLQGPFTSVKLDAGYTDYEHREIEGGETGTIFKNKGYEARVEARHQPLGPFNGVVGAQVTRNEFSALGEEAFVPQTDTNAGALFILEEMQATERLKLSLGGRVEHTNVDPNAKGNERFAGADKSNDFTAGSLSSGAVYTLTPVWSLAATLGYTERAPTFYELYANGAHVATGTYELGDANLKKEKAVSSDLALRFDNGTHKGSFGVFYSRFSNYIGLLGTGRTLNDEGVEDAGGIPEYKYSGVRARFAGFEAQDHWKLGESAYGKFALELSGDYTRATNLDTGEALPRIAPLRLNSGLLWELDRWQARIDVEHAAGQGRVPDNESGTDGYTTLGASMGYHFNMGGSQWLAFVNGENLTNQTVRYASSILRDIAPAPGRSVQFGVRTTF, encoded by the coding sequence ATGTCCCTCTCTTCTCTCTGGCGCTTGACCCCGCTTGCCGCCGCCCTGTTGATCTGCTCCGAAGCCCACGCCCTCGAGCTGCAACCCCAAGTCATCACCGGCAACCCGCTGGGCAGCGAGCAACTGGCGTCGCCCACCACCGTGCTTGAAGGCGATGACCTGACCCTGCAACAAAAAGGCAGCCTCGGTGAAACCCTGAACAAGCAGCCCGGCGTGTCCTCTTCGTACTTTGGTCCCGGCGCCAGCCGGCCGATCATTCGTGGTCAGGACGGCGACCGCATTCGTATCCTGCGCAATGGCGTGGGCGCGCTGGATGCCTCGTCGCTGTCCTACGACCACGCCGTGCCGCTGGACCCGATCAACGTCGACCGCATTGAAATCGTGCGCGGCCCGGCGGCGCTGCTGTACGGCGGCAGTGCCATCGGCGGCGTGGTCAACACGTTCGATAACCGCATCCCCACCGAGGCCATCGAAGGCATCCACGGTGCCGGTGAATTGCGCTACGGCGGCGCCGACACCACGCGCAGCAGCGCGGGCAAACTGGAAGCCGGCAACGGCACGTTCGCCTTGCACCTGGACGCCAACGCGCGGGAATTCAATGACCTGAAAATCCCCGGCCAGGCCCGCAGCCGTCATGCGCCGGAAACCGATGACGCCCCCGGCAAAAACGGCCGCCTGGGCAACAGCGACGGACGCCAGGACGGCGGTGCCGTCGGTGGTTCCTACACCTGGGATGACGGGTATGCCGGGCTGTCCTACAGCAACTACGACAGCAACTACGGCTCTCCCGCCGAGCAAGACGTGCGCATCCGCATGAAGCAGGATCACTACGCGTTCGCCTCCGAGTTGCGCAACCTGCAAGGCCCGTTTACCTCGGTCAAACTCGACGCGGGCTACACCGACTACGAGCACCGCGAAATCGAAGGCGGCGAAACCGGCACGATCTTCAAGAACAAGGGTTATGAAGCGCGCGTAGAAGCACGCCATCAGCCGCTCGGCCCGTTCAACGGCGTGGTGGGCGCCCAAGTGACCCGCAATGAGTTCTCGGCCCTGGGCGAAGAAGCCTTCGTGCCGCAGACCGACACCAATGCGGGCGCGCTGTTTATCCTTGAAGAAATGCAGGCCACCGAGCGCTTGAAACTCAGCCTGGGCGGGCGTGTGGAGCACACCAATGTCGACCCGAATGCCAAGGGCAACGAGCGTTTCGCCGGCGCCGACAAGAGCAATGACTTCACCGCCGGCAGCCTGTCGTCGGGCGCGGTCTACACCCTCACCCCGGTCTGGTCGCTGGCCGCAACCCTGGGCTACACCGAGCGCGCGCCGACTTTCTACGAGCTGTACGCCAACGGCGCCCACGTGGCCACCGGCACTTACGAGCTGGGCGACGCTAACCTGAAGAAAGAAAAAGCCGTGTCCAGTGACTTGGCCCTGCGCTTTGACAATGGCACCCACAAGGGCAGCTTCGGCGTGTTCTACAGCCGTTTCTCCAACTACATCGGCTTGCTCGGCACGGGCCGCACGCTGAACGATGAAGGCGTGGAAGACGCAGGCGGTATCCCCGAGTACAAGTACTCCGGCGTACGTGCACGTTTCGCGGGCTTTGAAGCCCAGGATCACTGGAAGCTTGGTGAAAGCGCCTACGGCAAGTTTGCGCTGGAGCTGTCGGGCGATTACACCCGCGCGACCAACCTGGACACCGGCGAAGCCTTGCCACGCATAGCGCCACTGCGCCTGAACAGCGGTTTGCTGTGGGAGCTGGACCGCTGGCAGGCGCGTATCGACGTGGAACACGCCGCAGGCCAGGGCCGCGTGCCGGACAACGAAAGCGGCACCGACGGCTACACCACCCTGGGCGCGAGCATGGGCTACCACTTCAACATGGGCGGCAGCCAATGGCTGGCATTTGTGAACGGTGAAAACCTGACGAACCAGACCGTGCGGTATGCCAGCTCGATTCTGCGCGATATTGCGCCAGCGCCGGGGCGCAGTGTGCAGTTCGGCGTGCGGACCACGTTCTAA